The DNA window TCGTTATATTTCCGACGTGGTGGAAAAAATGCAGCCCGGTTCTTATTCATCAAGAGAAGTTATCGAGACGCTTTCCTCCAAACTGTCCGATGACGAGTCCATCCTGCGCACGGCATACAGACGCGGCATACCCGTCTTCAGCCCTGCGCTGAATGACAGCTCGATCGGCATAGGTCTCACGCTCCTCCATGTGAAGCAGAAAGGCAGAAAGGATCATTTCATCCTCGATTCCATAAAAGACAATTTCGAGATTGTTGAGGTGATACTCAGGTCAAAGAAGACAGGCGTCCTGTACATCGGCGGCGGAACGCCCAAGAACTGGATCAACGACGCAGAGGTCATGGCCGGCTATGCATTCAACACGGACATTCAGGGTCACAGCTATGCCCTGCAGCTCACTACGGATGTCCCACATTGGGGAGGACTCAGCGGCAGTACGCTGGATGAGGCGCGCTCATGGGGCAAGATTCAGAAGAAAGCAACGACTGCAACGGCATACGTTGAAGCGAGCGTCAGCCTGCCGCTGATAGCTTCCTATGTCATTCAGCGTAAACTTTACAGAGGACGCAGGAGGCTGAAGTTTAAATGGGAAAGAAACGGGAAACTGACACTTTCGTAGGTATTGTAGCAACGTAAAGGTTAATTAATGGCATCCGGGGTTAAACGTGCAATAAAGGAGTGAAACAATTGGTCGAGAACGGTACGATTGACAAGCCAATAGTTGTGACCGATGCCAGCTTCAAGGAAACAATAAGCAAGCATCCGCTGGTTGTGGTGGACTGCTGGGCAGACTGGTGCCAGCCGTGCAAGATGATCGCACCTACAGTTGAGGAACTCGCGAAGGAACTTAAGGGAAAAGTAGTCTTCGGTAAGCTTGATGTCGACAGCAATAGTGCTGTACCTTCAGAATACGGCATAATGAGTATTCCCACACTGCTTATATTCAAGGGCGGCAAGCAGGTGGACGCCATAATCGGAGCGGTTCCGAAACCAGTGATCAAATCGGCGATAGAGCGGCACATGAAGTAATGTATTACCCTTCAATGCCGCTCGCGGATCATTCCTTCTTGGGGATCGTTTCCAGTCCGAGATACTTGTTTCTCGATTCCTGTCTGGAGTGCACCTGCCATGCCTTCTCCAGGTGTTCGCACGTGCCCATTCTGTCAAATGCCTGACAGTCGCAGAATATTCTGTCGCGCACTATGCTTACGGTCCTTACTCTCGACGGTCCGTCGGACCTTATCGCATAGACATAGACCCACTCGTCCCCTTTACCCTTGATTGCCATCAAAGTGCATCCCGCTACCGGTGAATGCATTTCTTGTTTATAAGAGCATTGGAAGATTTCGGCGATCGTCTACCATTTGTCTGACGAATCAACAACACTCTGAACGGTGAAACAATGAATCGCACACTTTTAAGAATGAGGCGCACAGGATCGGCGCGAAGTGCATGCAGCGCCACCATCTGTTCCCACTGACAACTTATGGGAAGAATGATTATCCACTCTGGCTTTTCCGCACGAAAGCGCAACACTGTGCTTTGTCAAGGCAGCGACGATCGGTTGTCCCGAGGAGAGGTCTGAGGACATATGCTCACTCCGTTCACCGGTACCGTTCTCGATTATTAAATTTTTATATCTAAATGCTTTAGCCATTATAGATGTCATTTGAAATTTCGGTCGTCTCAAACACACCCCTTACTCCGTTAAATGATCTGGACGAAGTGTTATCAATTTTCCTTGCAGAGATAGGCTATATTTCTCCCGGTTATACACCCAGAAATGATGCAGCGGACGTCGAGAGCAGCATTCCATTCAGGATATTCCGCGATTACTTTCTCCTGAGAGCAGGGCGTCCATGGATTGTGGATGAAATAGCAGTGGACATCGGAGCGACAAAAGCCACCGTGTACAGGCATATAAACAAGCTTAAGGGTCTTGACATACTGGAAGAGGTTTATATCGAGAGAGAGGGCCAGAGGAAGAAGGGATATAGAATAAGATACGGCAATATCAGCAAAGCGTGGAACTTTACCGAATCCAACATTCAGGCGGCGATGGAATCATACAGGAAAACAGTGGACCACATACAGAAACTTACGGAGTTGAAAAAATGAAGAAGGAGGAAGGGGAGACATATTCGCTAATCAAGGGGTCAGTATACAAGATTGTTAGTGCCGGCAGTTCAGACGCGCAGTTTGAAACGGAAGGCACATTCCTCGGGTATGTCCCGTTCGGTGATGAAAGCGCTCTTTCGGTCAGGCTGACGGCCGGAGAACAGAAGGGAACGGTACGCATAGTGCCCTGCAATTCCGTATTCTATATTGATGTGTTAAAACAGGAGAAGGATAACAGGAAGGATTCCAAAGAGGAGAAACCGGCATTCTACGGCTGATTGGCCTGCGAATGCAATACTAATTTACGATATAGGTCAGTGAGATGTAGCACAGGGATCGAAGCAATATGTCTGAAATCAGAAAGATGACTGACAGTGAGATCGCCGACTGGCTGTCGGCCCATCCGGAATGGAAGGTCGAAGACGGGAAACTTTCCAGGTCTCTGAACTTCATGAACTTTGCAGACGCTTTCTCATTCATGACAAGAGTGGCGCTTGAGGCGGAAAAGATGAATCATCATCCGGAATGGTTCAACGTTTATAGCAAAGTTAAGATTGCGCTTGTCACTCATGAAGTAGGTGCCATAAGCAGCCTCGACTTCGAACTGGCAGCGAGAATTGATGAGGCACTGCTCAAGTACAGGATGCGCTGATGCAGGCATTTGATTGTTGATTACAATGATCGGTGAACAGTTCAAGAAGTCAAAGGCAATGATATTCCCGAGACTGGTGCTCGCAGGACATGGTGTTCTTCGGAGCCTGCCCTCTGTCGTCGATGAGCTGGGTTATTCCGGAAGGAGCCTCATCGTCACCGGCGGCCGCACTTCATCAATAGCAGGTAAGAGGGTCTGCTCTCTGCTCGAAAAGCTAGGCATGGATGTACGCATGGAGATTACCAGCGAGGCAAGTATAGAAAATCTAAATCGCTTGAATGTCGTGGCAGCATCATGGAAGCCCGAAGCCGTTCTGGGTGTAGGCGGAGGCAGCAAGATTGATCTGGGCAAGATGGTCGCAAAGAACTGCCATGCCGGTTTCGTGAGTATACCAACCTCCGCTTCCCATGACGGCATAGCGTCACCCAGAGCATCCATCAAGAACGGCGACTCTCCGCTTTCAATGGAAGGCTCCATGCCTGTGGCAATCGTGGCGGACACTCAGCTTATCTCCAAGGCACCTTACAGAATGCTCGCTTCGGGCTGCGCCGACGTGATAAGCAATTCCACCGCTCTGAGGGATTGGGAAATAGCCGTGAGAGCAGGACGGGATTTCTTCAGCACGACCGCCGCTTCGCTGTCAAGATACGCTGCCGAGTCGGTAATGTCCTCAGCCTCGAAAATCAGCAGGAATGATGAATCATCTGCATGGCTAGCTGTCAGGCCGATCATAGCTTCCGGCCTGGCGATGGGTGCTGCTGGATCTTCGAGACCGGCCAGCGGCTCAGAGCATCTGTTTTCACACGCGCTGGATGCCATGTCTTCAG is part of the Candidatus Sysuiplasma acidicola genome and encodes:
- a CDS encoding deoxyhypusine synthase family protein codes for the protein MAKEKISRRALLSKPVSNVDLTSIKSVSDLVEAFKGTSIQARNIGLAAQVYENMLTDTDRPTVILGLSGPLIAAGLRKVIRDLVDLGLVDVIVSTGAVLYQDMYQARGYRHYAGSPFADDAVLRDLAIDRIYDTYVDELKFEETDRYISDVVEKMQPGSYSSREVIETLSSKLSDDESILRTAYRRGIPVFSPALNDSSIGIGLTLLHVKQKGRKDHFILDSIKDNFEIVEVILRSKKTGVLYIGGGTPKNWINDAEVMAGYAFNTDIQGHSYALQLTTDVPHWGGLSGSTLDEARSWGKIQKKATTATAYVEASVSLPLIASYVIQRKLYRGRRRLKFKWERNGKLTLS
- the trxA gene encoding thioredoxin, whose protein sequence is MDKPIVVTDASFKETISKHPLVVVDCWADWCQPCKMIAPTVEELAKELKGKVVFGKLDVDSNSAVPSEYGIMSIPTLLIFKGGKQVDAIIGAVPKPVIKSAIERHMK
- a CDS encoding NAD(P)-dependent glycerol-1-phosphate dehydrogenase encodes the protein MIGEQFKKSKAMIFPRLVLAGHGVLRSLPSVVDELGYSGRSLIVTGGRTSSIAGKRVCSLLEKLGMDVRMEITSEASIENLNRLNVVAASWKPEAVLGVGGGSKIDLGKMVAKNCHAGFVSIPTSASHDGIASPRASIKNGDSPLSMEGSMPVAIVADTQLISKAPYRMLASGCADVISNSTALRDWEIAVRAGRDFFSTTAASLSRYAAESVMSSASKISRNDESSAWLAVRPIIASGLAMGAAGSSRPASGSEHLFSHALDAMSSGSAFHGEQCGVGAIMMTALQGGDWKSIRLSLMRLKCPVTAEGLGVSETDIIRALVKARTIRRDRYTILDVKKLTPVSAGRLARRTLVI
- a CDS encoding helix-turn-helix domain-containing protein, coding for MSFEISVVSNTPLTPLNDLDEVLSIFLAEIGYISPGYTPRNDAADVESSIPFRIFRDYFLLRAGRPWIVDEIAVDIGATKATVYRHINKLKGLDILEEVYIEREGQRKKGYRIRYGNISKAWNFTESNIQAAMESYRKTVDHIQKLTELKK
- a CDS encoding 4a-hydroxytetrahydrobiopterin dehydratase; this translates as MSEIRKMTDSEIADWLSAHPEWKVEDGKLSRSLNFMNFADAFSFMTRVALEAEKMNHHPEWFNVYSKVKIALVTHEVGAISSLDFELAARIDEALLKYRMR